cctatgaaaaaaaaaagattttagttaaaatttatgatACAAAAACAGACATGGTAGATGACAGAAACACGACTACATAGTATCCGAACGAATAGAGTGTCTTTTATGCACAGCTTAAGGGGCCAAAAAATCTTACTGAAAGAGTCCTTTTAACCGCAGCACAACTGCAAAAGCTTGTGGAAGTTTTGCCTTGGACGTAGACTGGATCCCAACACTTGTCGGTTAGAAACCGAAACTGCTTATACCGGACCATAAACGGATTCTTATGTCATAATAAAGACTCATGACCGAATATTTacagcaaaagcaaaatatacactacctaaaccctaactaCACACCGCTTGTTAGAAATTTGGAAATTCGAATGGCGTCTTCTTCTAGTACTAAACGAGAAGGTAATCTGTTCCTGAATAACCCTTAAAAAGAAGAGATGACGATGATGCCAACAGGTCAAACGTACAATTTCACACCTTTGTGATCAAAATGCAGCAAATGATCAGGAGAAGAACCAGCTCCTTACGTAATTCTAGTTCAAGGACCTCCCAATGTAATTATATCTTTCGATTTTTATCATAATTAAGGTCACTTTTAGTTTCTTTCGATTAGTTTCTCACGGTATTCCCGGAATTTCATACTGTAGGTTGGGAAGTCCCTGTTGATTAAATCGTTAGTCAAGTTTTATACAAAGCGAAGTATCAAAGACATCCGAGGACCCATTACCATCATAGCAGTGCAtgcagtcattgtgattgtaatTGTCTTAAAACGTTTTTAATTATTTGTCTTGATTATGCTTTTGATTCAATGTTTTGTTAGGTAAGAAAAGGCGGCTACAGTTGTCGAGTGCCCGAATGATGTGTGTGGCGATTGATGCTTCAAAGTATGCCGATGTAGTCTTATTACTCATTGATGCAAGTTATGGCTTTGAAATGGTAAGTCATCATTATATAAAGTCAGAGAATTCTTTGTGACACCTGGTTCCTTCTACGCATTTATAGTTCTTGATTCATATACGAGATAGATACATGCTGCATCACTTATGCGTTTTCACCTCATTATCGGGTAAATGATGACGATCATTACGGAATTAGAATGTCTATATTTGCCTACCCCGTCTTCGAAATTGCACCTCTCTCTTGTCATTGtatttccctttttttttcaCCAATAGAGAAAACAAAAGTTGAATGCTATGAGACTGCAATGCTTTCCTTTCATGCCTGACACTCTAAGCTTGTTTATGTCTTTTCATTTGCTCAACTACTAGCTTCtaaggtttttttttcctttccccCTCCTGCAAAATGCATTTGTTGATTTCAGGAAACATTTGAGTTCGTTAACCTTACAAGTTCACGGCGTTCCTAAGGTTATGGGAGTTCTCACACATCTTGACGATTTTAAAGATATAATGAAAATGAGTGAAACCAAGCATGCCTCAGGCTTCAATTCTGGACTGAAATATGTGATGGAGCAGAACTATCTACTTATCTGGTCTCCATCGTGGGATGTAAGTTTCTTTTCACTCAGAACATAGCAAGTATCTAGAGCCATACAGTTCATGCACCTACCATATAACATTTTGTCATTTTGTTTGTCAGTTTTAAACTCAATAGACTCActaaatgaagaaaaaaagaattgtAAATGGTCAATATAGGAATGCTGCTTGTTCATTGTGGTTTCTTATCCAGTTTATGAATATCAGGTACCGGAAATCTCAAATTCACAAACTAGCAAGATTTATATCAGATATGAAATTACCTCCCTTGTCATGGCGAGCTACGCATCCTTATGTGCTGgtagatcattttgaagattattaCTCTCCACCAGAAAGAGTGCACATGGACAAAAAATGCGTTAGAAATATAACTTTGGATGGCTATCTTCGAGGTTGTGATATTAAGAAAGGAACTAAGGTACATTGTCTAGCTAAGTTATTCCGACTCTCTCAAATGTTTCCATATTTTATTGGTGCACTGAACAGTAAACATGCCTTTTGCCTCATTACGTGCCAGAATTATAGAGTGACAGCCACCTAGTCAAATAGTGTTTGTTTTGTTTGGTTATCCATTTTGTTAATAAAAGCATATCTGATAGCATACTGCTAAATAGCATTCCGCATGGTAGTGTCTCATTGGAAACTTCTTTTTTATCTTGTCTGTAGATTTTTGTTATCATTTCGAAACTTGTGCAAATGTGTGGAAGAAAAGTCGAAAAATCGATGTGAGTGCATGTCTGTGGTGTGTGTGTCTAGGTTTAGGTACTATGAATTTTCTCTAATATGACGTAATATGTTTCACCAGTGCGAGGTTTGATTTTCTTGCAAGTGTTGGAACCTAGTGAT
This genomic stretch from Papaver somniferum cultivar HN1 chromosome 5, ASM357369v1, whole genome shotgun sequence harbors:
- the LOC113282983 gene encoding ribosome biogenesis protein BMS1 homolog, with protein sequence MYRKSQIHKLARFISDMKLPPLSWRATHPYVLVDHFEDYYSPPERVHMDKKCVRNITLDGYLRGCDIKKGTKCEV